A single window of Liolophura sinensis isolate JHLJ2023 chromosome 6, CUHK_Ljap_v2, whole genome shotgun sequence DNA harbors:
- the LOC135467782 gene encoding DNA damage-regulated autophagy modulator protein 2-like, with translation MVSIQIQRRLFLLPIVSFIFLLASVFTTYGVAAGLGHVNPGFPYISYTGLKVPERGIFGQLLNMGAILLALNVCARYLRVKVYNTDVSCLNKTCLVLGLLSAFGQTMVANFETVVMRGPHYVGAALGFGVGGIYCWIQTVLSWRLRHESRITRHLVFWSQLLISVLISVFAITFSVSKIIFKGYKNDEAKNEEGPVRTAYLTSTVAEWLLAISIMFFLLTYVPEFRNVTVKPPCVECDSVGNVAGSNNRLDVDSKLMEKNGNSSV, from the exons ATGGTCTCCATCCAGATACAGAGGCGCTTGTTCCTGCTGCCTATCGTCAGTTTCATTTTCCTGCTGGCCTCTGTGTTCACCAC GTATGGCGTGGCTGCTGGACTGGGGCATGTGAACCCGGGATTTCCTTACATAAG TTACACGGGTCTCAAAGTTCCTGAGCGTGGAATCTTCGGTCAGCTGCTCAATATGGGTGCCATTCTGC TTGCCCTCAATGTGTGTGCGCGGTACCTCCGGGTGAAGGTGTACAACACAGACGTGAGCTGCTTAAACAAAACCTGCCTCGTTCTCGGCTTGCTCTCCGCATTCGGCCAGACCATGGTGGCGAACTTCGAG ACAGTAGTGATGCGCGGACCGCACTACGTGGGGGCTGCCCTAGGTTTTGGGGTGGGGGGCATCTACTGTTGGATACAGACCGTCCTATCCTGGAGACTTCGCCACGAGTCTCGGATCACACGACACCTGGTTTTCTGGTCACAACTGCTCATCAGCGTCCTCATCTCGGTGTTTGCCATCACCT TTTCCGTttccaaaattattttcaaaggTTATAAAAATGATGAGGCGAAGAATGAAGAG GGCCCCGTGCGGACCGCATACCTGACATCCACAGTCGCAGAGTGGTTACTAGCCATCTCCATCATGTTCTTCCTCCTGACCTACGTCCCCGAGTTCAGAAACGTCACTGTCAAACCGCCTTGTGTGGAGTGCGACTCG GTGGGGAATGTAGCTGGTAGCAATAACAGATTGGACGTCGACTCTAAACTGATGGAGAAGAACGGAAATTCTAGTGTATGA